The Chloroflexota bacterium genome contains the following window.
GTTCGTCAGGAAAGACTGCCGCGCGCTCCGGGACCAGTCCTCCTGCGGGATCCGAAGCGGCCACACCAGCAGCGCCACCATCGTGAACGCCACCGCCTGAATGAAGAAGTTCGTCGAAGGCCCCACCACCGCAATCAGCACCCCGCCGATCGCCGGCCCAATGATCCGCGTGACCTGGAACGCCGCGCTGTTCAGCGCAATCGCGTTCATCATCTCTTCCCGCGGCACAGAGTTCGCCACCATCGCCTGCCGCAGCGGATTGTTCATCGCCCACCCCGCGCCGAACAGGAACGTGAACGCGTACAAGTGCCAGATCTCAAGAAAGTCCGACCACACCAGCAGCGCGAAGACCAGCCCCAGCAGCGCCAGATACACCTGCGTCGCCATCAGCAGCTTCCGCCGGTCCATCCGGTCCGTCAGCACCCCGCCCAGCGGCCCCGCAATCAGGAACGGCACCCCCCGCAGCCCCAGCACCGTCCCCGTCAGCAGCGCGTCCCCCGTCAAATGGAACGCCAGCCACCCAATCGTCACCTGCTGCACCCAATTCCCCGCGCTCGCCATCAACGTACTGGCCCACAGCAGCCGGTAGTTCGGATACCGGAACGACGTGAACGTCCGAAGCTGCGTCAGCCCTCGATACGACAGCCGCCCCCGCAGCCCCCGCGACGAGCCCTCGCCCGCCGCCGCCTCCACGGGCGCCTCGGACCTCCCGCGCTGCTCCAACGTCCCGGCCACCCCTTCACATCCAGTTCAACAACCCGCCAAGTATACCACCCGCACCCTGACACCAAGACCTTGCCCCATCCTCGACCCAGTGCGTACCATGCGCGCAGACCCGCCGCCCGCCCACCCCCGGCCGCTGGGCGAAAGAAAATTCTTGGAATAGAGCCAGGCAACTCAATTGCACCGAAGCCGCTCCAAACTTGACGCTACATACACCCCGTACCTACAATGAGCCGTCCCGGAGCCCAC
Protein-coding sequences here:
- a CDS encoding MFS transporter → MAGTLEQRGRSEAPVEAAAGEGSSRGLRGRLSYRGLTQLRTFTSFRYPNYRLLWASTLMASAGNWVQQVTIGWLAFHLTGDALLTGTVLGLRGVPFLIAGPLGGVLTDRMDRRKLLMATQVYLALLGLVFALLVWSDFLEIWHLYAFTFLFGAGWAMNNPLRQAMVANSVPREEMMNAIALNSAAFQVTRIIGPAIGGVLIAVVGPSTNFFIQAVAFTMVALLVWPLRIPQEDWSRSARQSFLTNFREGVAYAVRTPVILALILLGMIPSLFLMSFVNGVMPVFAAEVLENPDRGLGFLLSAFGVGALIGTMALASLGSARRKGLMLLAAAMGAAVSTIAFAMTTTLMVSMLVMVVMGAMHMFYMATNNTLIQTIVPDTLRGRVLSLFMLDFALTSLGAAMAGGIVRAYGISAGFLFGGVCALVLFIVVALVFKELRGRF